The following proteins are encoded in a genomic region of Deinococcus proteolyticus MRP:
- a CDS encoding tetratricopeptide TPR_2: MGGIAVTDGEWQASIQALLELGRVDEALDTVYRATGETRAPAQFAQLLKLLEQFPAAAQAKPQWVRGQLRLLGNLGRLEDLGKQTAHWLAAGAGKDWTFLSVFMAWQAAEQGDDALSLKYGQAAYAAQQADLTPFERALLLRVLGRVKFRQGQAGWEDHFEQALAEGTGRARVLTLLEYGAILSHTTQTATTIRILSEAQALAAQARDDQLRMNASELLGRAYLRAGEFTEADKHLSTLEKLARRKDNRHLLSYALHCLAIPRRTLGEWVQAEALYSEALKCAGEMGNEFEQRQALRGLGHTRRLSGRALGALEVLEQAARVVKEDRDTGKSVVNVDIAAALVSLPHLDSAAVLDRLGKAGRLSEEGLQRAELVRAELDRRQGNAAAALERLAALDRGQLWLREEAHAFPELFALLPAGERPLPLPRPQRPLVRLEAMGFPKVLVNGRMVSSSALAVVVLAALLHEGPQLSTDRLTEVLDDGKPRTRRQAEQRLSKTVGTLRAALGWAGSIETGPGFYALDSGTDWQFDVAEALSSGAAIPAFLPGLDFPWVTDTEQRLSLGDLDI; the protein is encoded by the coding sequence ATGGGCGGGATTGCGGTAACGGACGGCGAGTGGCAAGCATCTATTCAGGCTTTGTTGGAACTGGGCCGTGTGGATGAAGCCCTGGACACGGTGTACCGCGCTACGGGTGAGACGCGTGCACCGGCGCAGTTCGCGCAACTGCTCAAGCTCCTTGAACAGTTCCCTGCCGCTGCCCAGGCGAAGCCGCAGTGGGTGCGTGGTCAGCTGCGGCTGCTGGGCAACCTGGGCCGCCTGGAAGACCTGGGCAAGCAAACGGCGCACTGGCTCGCAGCGGGGGCAGGAAAGGACTGGACTTTCCTGTCCGTTTTTATGGCCTGGCAGGCTGCTGAGCAGGGCGACGATGCGCTGAGCCTGAAGTACGGTCAGGCCGCCTACGCGGCGCAGCAGGCCGACCTGACCCCGTTTGAACGGGCGCTGCTGCTGCGGGTGCTGGGGCGGGTCAAGTTCCGTCAGGGCCAGGCGGGCTGGGAAGACCATTTCGAGCAGGCCCTGGCTGAGGGCACCGGCCGCGCCAGGGTGCTGACCCTGCTGGAATACGGCGCAATTCTCAGCCACACCACCCAGACGGCGACCACCATTCGCATTCTCAGCGAGGCTCAGGCGCTGGCTGCCCAGGCCAGGGACGACCAGCTGCGAATGAACGCGTCCGAGTTGCTGGGGCGGGCGTACCTGCGGGCGGGCGAGTTCACCGAAGCCGACAAGCACCTGAGCACGCTGGAAAAGCTGGCGCGGCGTAAGGACAATCGGCATTTGCTCAGCTACGCGCTGCACTGCCTGGCCATTCCTAGACGGACGCTGGGCGAGTGGGTACAGGCCGAAGCGCTGTACAGCGAAGCACTGAAATGCGCCGGCGAGATGGGCAACGAGTTCGAGCAGCGGCAGGCCCTGCGCGGGCTGGGGCATACCCGCCGCCTCTCGGGCCGTGCGCTGGGGGCACTGGAGGTGCTGGAGCAAGCGGCGCGGGTGGTCAAAGAAGACCGCGACACGGGAAAGTCCGTAGTTAATGTGGATATTGCAGCGGCGCTGGTCAGCCTGCCCCACCTGGACAGCGCCGCTGTGCTGGACCGCCTCGGCAAGGCAGGCCGCCTCAGCGAAGAGGGCCTTCAGCGGGCCGAACTGGTCAGGGCCGAGCTGGACCGCCGCCAGGGCAACGCTGCTGCGGCCCTTGAGCGGTTGGCCGCACTTGACCGGGGACAGCTGTGGTTACGCGAGGAAGCGCACGCCTTTCCAGAACTGTTTGCGCTGCTGCCTGCCGGTGAGCGGCCCCTGCCGTTGCCGCGCCCACAGCGGCCCCTGGTACGGCTGGAGGCGATGGGCTTCCCGAAAGTGCTGGTCAATGGCCGTATGGTCAGCTCGAGTGCGCTGGCGGTGGTCGTCCTGGCGGCCCTGCTGCATGAAGGGCCGCAGCTGAGTACCGACCGCCTGACCGAAGTGCTGGACGACGGCAAACCCCGCACCCGCAGGCAGGCCGAGCAGCGACTTTCCAAGACCGTCGGCACCTTGCGGGCAGCACTCGGCTGGGCCGGCAGCATCGAGACCGGCCCAGGCTTCTACGCCCTGGACAGTGGAACCGATTGGCAATTCGACGTGGCCGAGGCCCTGAGCAGCGGCGCAGCCATTCCCGCTTTTCTCCCTGGTCTGGACTTCCCCTGGGTGACCGACACCGAGCAGAGGTTGAGCCTGGGGGACTTAGATATCTAG
- a CDS encoding IS4 family transposase, whose protein sequence is MNHLNQPPQDSLFTALRPFFRIDQRRFTVLVALILAIIQQRSVVLNNLKATITLPGSREMRYQRLLRFVQFLIPEEMYLKFALHVLGTDELTLILDRTNWKLGKRDVNILMLSAVWEGFSLPLMWRFLPHGGSSDQRIRKELMADFLRHCPQVHIDGLLADREFIGQDWFTFLSEHGIAPCIRLRSDTKMDSLPVHVFAKKMQVGEVRVWHSSMVVYGVRLRVLALKVSKTEMLYLAYKGRADQNLRKYALRWQCENLHAALKTRGFDLEATGLTQAERVSTLLMVIAISFIWCLRTGTVLLLEGNVETMKAKRQKAHGYASKSLFRLGLDELRDLLSHPSPENWNRLARLVPRFEG, encoded by the coding sequence ATGAACCACCTGAACCAGCCCCCCCAAGATAGCCTCTTCACTGCCTTGCGTCCCTTTTTCCGTATTGACCAGCGACGGTTCACCGTCCTGGTCGCGTTGATTCTGGCGATCATCCAGCAGCGCAGCGTGGTGCTGAACAATCTGAAAGCTACGATCACTTTGCCAGGTAGTCGAGAAATGCGGTATCAACGCCTTCTGCGCTTTGTTCAGTTTTTGATTCCAGAGGAGATGTATCTGAAGTTTGCGCTTCACGTGCTGGGTACGGATGAGCTGACGCTCATCCTGGACCGGACGAACTGGAAACTGGGCAAGAGGGACGTCAACATCCTGATGCTGTCTGCGGTATGGGAAGGGTTCAGTTTGCCGCTGATGTGGCGTTTTCTCCCGCACGGGGGAAGCAGCGATCAGCGAATACGTAAGGAGCTGATGGCTGATTTTCTGCGTCACTGTCCACAGGTCCACATCGACGGTCTGCTTGCAGACCGTGAATTCATCGGCCAGGACTGGTTTACGTTCCTGAGCGAACATGGGATTGCTCCCTGTATCCGGCTGCGGAGTGACACCAAGATGGACAGCTTACCTGTCCACGTCTTCGCTAAGAAAATGCAGGTGGGAGAGGTTCGCGTCTGGCACAGCTCTATGGTGGTGTACGGGGTCAGACTCCGTGTTCTGGCACTGAAGGTCTCGAAGACGGAGATGCTGTACCTGGCCTACAAGGGCAGAGCAGATCAGAATTTGCGGAAGTACGCACTGCGCTGGCAGTGCGAAAACCTGCACGCTGCACTGAAAACCAGAGGCTTCGATCTGGAAGCGACCGGATTGACCCAGGCCGAGCGGGTGTCAACGCTGCTGATGGTGATCGCCATCAGCTTCATTTGGTGTTTGCGGACAGGTACGGTTCTGCTGCTTGAAGGCAACGTGGAGACCATGAAGGCCAAGCGCCAGAAAGCGCATGGCTACGCCAGCAAAAGTCTGTTTCGACTGGGCTTGGACGAGTTGCGAGATTTGCTCAGTCACCCAAGCCCTGAAAATTGGAACCGTCTAGCACGGCTTGTCCCGCGTTTTGAGGGGTAG
- a CDS encoding CRISPR-associated helicase/endonuclease Cas3 produces MTTLAPLTRITASLWAKSPKPTGEVKLGVLEHLLNVAACAAEILELEPPHVKAQMAADLGLELEQGLNWVLALVALHDLGKASPAFQMKWAEGMKAVDGWLSVSRLLREPYTFHGVVSEFCLPDFLVGQLQWSSRLAEHVSDAVGCHHGFRVENLALQDVSPAQIGDDRWRKVRFELCRLVTVAVGADYSVVPPVKEFSAAAFMRLAGLTSFADWLGSSFPLPTQTDFSAYEDPAAYFAEARAQAKKLLTDPKTGIHWPQFAPLHPALPHLEDVFSYLANGEFRPRPLQTALAEALAQVDGSTLVLAEAPMGEGKTEAALYAYLQLQHAAQHRGLYVALPTQATGSAMFERLVEFLRAQGSQRPVSIQLAHGGTLLNDEYQERVENTRLFYRTNTDAEGEQSVEAVRAEEWFTSRKRALLDEFGVGTVDQALLGVLGVSHQFVRLWGLGNRVVVLDEVHAYDTYTSELIAALVAWLRALGSSVVIMSATLPDESRRKLLGAWGAREIPAAVNYPRWTVATQTGEVTAGTIPDTDAEGNRSRPTQQIALHSLPASAEAVAAQAVELTLNGGCTAIIVNTVQRAQAVQSEVLRLLAERGVAAQTCTGAVAKGAEWVGVLLYHARYPADERQYRERAVLKYLGKEGQRPERFILIATQVAEQSLDFDADVMISDLAPLDLLLQRAGRLHRHQRPPASRHVHVHPALYIAGLGEWPAAALKAEAWGRVYAPALLYRTWRILQGRQTLTLPTELDDLVQQVYGAALATADLTDEQAQTIQAAEEKLLAERAGQASKGRFAHIGLPTEFWQTRLTHVLEEPDTESVNDDALADEDEFPRTRLGDESVRIVPVQQANGKWVVCPPPKAMQPKNEPWQEVVTHHQTLDKGDMHTAKRIFRRSLSISRWEVVRAAKEGRLWTHGLGGDKRGWAAHPLLRDAVPLDLTAGYKDLGRLRLRLDPELGLVYEKLS; encoded by the coding sequence ATGACCACCCTTGCCCCTCTGACCCGCATTACGGCCTCACTGTGGGCCAAGAGTCCCAAGCCCACTGGCGAAGTCAAACTGGGTGTGCTGGAGCACCTGCTGAATGTAGCCGCCTGCGCCGCCGAAATTCTGGAACTGGAGCCGCCACACGTGAAGGCGCAGATGGCCGCAGACTTGGGCCTTGAGCTGGAGCAGGGGCTGAACTGGGTACTGGCGCTGGTCGCCCTACACGATTTGGGCAAGGCCAGCCCAGCATTTCAGATGAAGTGGGCCGAAGGAATGAAGGCTGTAGACGGCTGGCTGAGTGTCAGTCGGCTTTTGCGTGAGCCTTACACTTTTCACGGCGTAGTCAGCGAATTCTGCTTGCCGGATTTTCTGGTGGGACAGTTGCAGTGGAGTAGCAGACTGGCGGAGCATGTCTCGGATGCAGTGGGTTGCCACCACGGGTTTCGCGTAGAAAATCTGGCTTTGCAAGACGTGTCCCCCGCCCAGATTGGGGATGACCGCTGGCGTAAGGTGCGGTTTGAACTCTGCCGCTTGGTGACAGTAGCCGTCGGTGCCGACTACTCGGTGGTGCCCCCTGTCAAAGAGTTCTCAGCGGCGGCTTTCATGCGCCTGGCGGGCCTGACCAGTTTTGCCGATTGGCTGGGCAGCAGTTTCCCCCTACCGACCCAAACCGATTTTTCGGCCTACGAAGACCCCGCTGCCTACTTCGCTGAGGCCAGAGCACAGGCCAAGAAACTGCTGACCGACCCGAAAACGGGCATTCACTGGCCGCAGTTTGCTCCCTTGCACCCTGCGTTGCCGCATCTAGAGGACGTGTTCAGCTATCTGGCGAACGGAGAATTCAGACCGCGCCCGCTGCAAACCGCGCTGGCCGAAGCTTTGGCGCAGGTGGACGGCTCCACCCTGGTGCTGGCCGAAGCGCCGATGGGCGAAGGCAAAACCGAGGCGGCGCTGTACGCCTACCTTCAGCTTCAGCACGCGGCGCAGCACCGGGGACTTTATGTAGCGCTCCCCACGCAAGCCACCGGCAGCGCCATGTTTGAGCGACTGGTCGAGTTCTTGCGGGCGCAGGGGTCGCAGAGGCCCGTCAGCATCCAACTGGCGCACGGCGGCACGCTGCTGAACGACGAATATCAGGAGCGGGTAGAAAATACGCGGCTGTTTTACCGCACCAACACCGATGCGGAGGGCGAACAATCGGTAGAAGCAGTGCGGGCCGAAGAATGGTTCACCTCGCGCAAGCGGGCACTGCTGGACGAATTCGGGGTCGGCACGGTAGACCAGGCCCTGCTCGGCGTGCTGGGCGTGTCGCACCAGTTCGTGCGGTTATGGGGGCTGGGCAACCGCGTGGTGGTGCTAGACGAGGTTCACGCCTACGACACCTACACCTCCGAACTGATTGCGGCACTGGTGGCGTGGCTGCGGGCGCTCGGTTCCAGTGTGGTCATCATGTCGGCGACGTTGCCGGATGAAAGCCGCCGCAAGCTGTTGGGCGCGTGGGGCGCGCGGGAGATTCCGGCAGCGGTGAACTACCCGCGCTGGACGGTGGCGACCCAGACGGGCGAGGTGACGGCGGGCACCATCCCCGACACCGACGCCGAAGGGAACAGGAGCCGCCCGACGCAGCAGATTGCCTTGCATTCGCTACCAGCCAGCGCCGAAGCTGTCGCAGCGCAGGCGGTGGAACTGACGCTGAACGGGGGCTGCACGGCCATCATCGTGAATACCGTGCAGCGGGCACAGGCGGTCCAAAGCGAGGTATTACGGCTGCTGGCCGAGCGGGGTGTTGCTGCTCAGACCTGCACAGGAGCGGTGGCGAAGGGAGCCGAGTGGGTCGGCGTGCTGCTCTACCACGCCCGCTACCCCGCCGACGAGCGGCAGTACCGCGAGAGAGCCGTGCTCAAGTACCTGGGCAAAGAGGGACAGCGGCCTGAACGTTTCATCTTGATTGCGACTCAGGTGGCTGAGCAAAGCCTCGATTTCGACGCCGATGTGATGATTTCTGACCTCGCCCCACTTGACCTGCTGCTGCAACGGGCGGGAAGGCTGCACCGCCACCAGCGCCCGCCCGCCAGTCGGCATGTTCACGTTCACCCCGCGCTGTACATCGCCGGATTGGGCGAGTGGCCCGCCGCCGCGCTGAAAGCCGAGGCGTGGGGCCGTGTCTATGCGCCCGCGCTGCTGTACCGCACTTGGCGCATTCTGCAAGGTCGGCAGACGCTCACACTGCCCACCGAATTGGACGATTTGGTGCAGCAGGTATACGGCGCTGCTCTGGCTACGGCTGACCTGACGGACGAGCAGGCACAGACCATCCAGGCCGCCGAGGAAAAACTGCTCGCAGAACGTGCCGGACAAGCTTCCAAAGGGCGCTTTGCCCACATTGGCCTACCCACCGAGTTCTGGCAAACCCGCCTAACGCATGTCCTTGAAGAGCCGGATACCGAAAGCGTGAACGATGATGCCCTAGCAGACGAGGACGAGTTCCCACGCACCCGTCTGGGCGACGAAAGCGTGCGAATTGTGCCAGTGCAGCAGGCAAACGGCAAATGGGTCGTCTGCCCGCCACCCAAGGCCATGCAGCCCAAAAATGAGCCTTGGCAGGAAGTAGTGACACACCATCAGACGCTGGACAAAGGGGATATGCACACCGCCAAGCGCATTTTCCGCCGCTCACTGAGCATCTCGCGCTGGGAAGTCGTCCGTGCGGCCAAGGAGGGACGACTCTGGACGCATGGCTTGGGCGGTGACAAGCGAGGCTGGGCAGCCCATCCCCTCCTGCGCGACGCCGTGCCGCTGGACCTGACTGCAGGGTACAAAGACTTGGGCCGCCTCCGCCTGCGCCTCGACCCCGAACTGGGCCTGGTCTACGAGAAGTTGTCGTAG
- the serB gene encoding phosphoserine phosphatase SerB, producing the protein MYTATLLTAPDRPSLTAGGVEALLARWQGHGLRWLAPGEAAEFELPHLPDDRWTVWAELQAQGTDLAVQRSGSRRKRVLLADMDSTMIAQECVDELAAAAGVGPQVAEITARAMNGELDFGAALLARVALLRGLPQEVAAQVLAGRITLTPGGRELVATMRAHGGYAALVSGGFTVFTGAVAAQLGFDEHRANTLLVDGGRLTGDVSRPILGRQAKVDALLDITARLGLQPQDVLAVGDGANDLGMLELAGTGVALHAKPAVAAQCGVRIHHGDLTALLYLQGYARDEFVSP; encoded by the coding sequence ATGTATACGGCCACGCTGTTGACGGCTCCTGACCGCCCCTCCCTGACGGCCGGGGGGGTGGAAGCGCTGCTGGCCCGCTGGCAGGGCCATGGCCTGCGCTGGCTGGCCCCTGGCGAGGCCGCCGAATTTGAGCTGCCGCACCTCCCGGACGACCGCTGGACTGTGTGGGCGGAGCTGCAGGCGCAGGGCACCGACCTGGCCGTGCAGCGAAGTGGGAGCCGGCGCAAGCGTGTGCTGCTGGCCGACATGGACTCCACCATGATTGCCCAGGAGTGCGTGGACGAACTGGCGGCGGCCGCGGGGGTGGGGCCGCAGGTGGCGGAAATTACGGCCCGCGCCATGAACGGCGAGCTGGACTTCGGGGCGGCGCTGCTGGCACGGGTGGCGCTGCTGCGCGGCCTGCCGCAGGAGGTGGCTGCACAGGTGCTGGCAGGGCGGATCACCCTGACACCGGGTGGGCGCGAACTGGTCGCCACCATGCGGGCACACGGCGGTTACGCGGCGCTGGTGTCCGGCGGCTTTACGGTATTTACCGGAGCGGTGGCGGCGCAGCTGGGCTTCGACGAACACCGCGCCAATACGCTGCTGGTGGACGGGGGCCGGCTGACCGGCGACGTGTCCCGCCCGATTCTGGGCCGCCAGGCCAAGGTGGACGCCCTGCTGGACATTACCGCTCGGCTGGGGCTACAGCCGCAGGACGTGCTGGCGGTAGGCGACGGCGCCAACGACCTGGGCATGCTGGAGCTGGCGGGCACCGGGGTGGCCCTGCACGCCAAGCCGGCGGTGGCGGCGCAGTGCGGGGTCCGCATTCACCACGGCGACCTGACGGCGCTGCTGTACCTCCAGGGATACGCCCGGGATGAGTTCGTGTCCCCGTAA
- a CDS encoding helix-turn-helix transcriptional regulator: MESTRMDSVDLQGSRPQPQKKRPVREAKTWDRVKRLIQMSKDLQAAPMTTAMMARAYGTSQRTIQRDIEVLRELGHDIPLPDRLHRYVILQRGGALLPAQALAAYAAVRLAYHHSPSHNRHYRDAMLHISAQLPERIRYVLGGSVLDNGAGQMTERELEKVATAWVEGRVLSFDYQRPGGELDRGNRLCVYFLEISRSNLAPYVIGLEQRRGQLRTFKLSRMRTMEVLRDTYEPDESFDPREFLSDAWGVVGSQNPITVQVRFASEAAYRLDEGGYPNATFHKQPDGSVLAEFRAGTDKTGLPRELMPFLLGWGPRAEVLGPPEVRAHWLSELRETLRRYDNFS, from the coding sequence GTGGAGAGCACCAGGATGGACAGCGTGGACCTGCAGGGAAGTCGGCCCCAGCCCCAGAAGAAGCGGCCCGTGCGCGAGGCCAAAACCTGGGACAGGGTCAAGCGCCTGATTCAGATGTCCAAGGACTTGCAGGCGGCGCCCATGACCACGGCCATGATGGCGCGGGCTTACGGTACCAGCCAGCGCACCATTCAGCGCGATATCGAGGTGCTGCGCGAACTGGGCCACGATATTCCGCTGCCCGACAGGCTGCACCGCTACGTCATCTTGCAGCGCGGCGGTGCCCTGTTGCCTGCACAGGCGCTGGCAGCTTACGCGGCGGTTCGGCTGGCCTATCACCACTCCCCCTCGCACAACAGGCACTACCGCGACGCGATGCTGCACATTTCCGCCCAGTTGCCCGAGCGGATTCGCTACGTCCTGGGCGGCTCGGTGCTGGACAACGGTGCAGGGCAAATGACCGAGCGCGAGCTGGAAAAAGTGGCGACGGCCTGGGTGGAAGGGCGGGTGCTGTCGTTCGATTATCAGCGCCCTGGCGGCGAACTTGACCGGGGCAACCGGCTGTGCGTGTACTTTCTGGAAATCAGCCGCAGCAACCTCGCGCCCTACGTGATTGGGCTGGAGCAGCGCCGGGGGCAGCTCCGCACCTTCAAGCTGTCGCGGATGCGTACGATGGAAGTGCTGCGCGACACCTACGAACCCGATGAAAGCTTTGACCCGCGCGAATTTCTGTCCGACGCCTGGGGCGTGGTGGGCAGCCAAAACCCCATCACCGTGCAGGTGCGCTTTGCTTCCGAAGCGGCTTACCGACTGGACGAAGGTGGCTACCCCAACGCGACCTTTCACAAGCAGCCGGACGGCTCCGTGCTGGCCGAATTTCGTGCCGGAACCGACAAAACAGGGCTGCCGCGTGAGCTGATGCCTTTCCTGCTCGGCTGGGGCCCCCGCGCCGAGGTGCTGGGGCCACCTGAAGTGCGGGCACACTGGCTCTCGGAGTTGCGGGAGACGCTGCGGCGCTACGACAACTTCTCGTAG
- the casA gene encoding type I-E CRISPR-associated protein Cse1/CasA, which translates to MPSLQFRAKEVFILVSFSLLRENWVPVLDLEGKTASVSLSDTLLTPQLYRRIDAGHPLHTAALYRLHLALLHRALGPSSAEDAAQWYSAGFPSEKVQAYLECYADRFDLFGPQPFMQVVGLDPASVGENFRSHWTRLSTEDGSPNTTALFNVEARPNGGRMDEITAAEAAVQLLSQQSFTLGGLIKRFTTSARAAPVATAALFLAEGHNLQQMLALNLVPYTASMAARDLPVWEQPPLTVADIQRIYADKEPKPRPAEGFVSRYAWPSRSILLLPEQTEGGLKVRTIGFGAGVPLAGAGEGAGANLDPMVGLLPSRDDKGDPYPYKLRRDRLLWRDLTALLPSPEVKVSEAKDGKGKKKVTAKPGRTAYVLEHAAEVMRLVQAQRQPAAPPVRPVVSQSQAAELDEPLPDAPAAPPVLPVVVFGQLTDQGKAFAIRQETYTLPQRFIENPEHFHDYIKGSLETATMVGNALWSAVKHLAEELLKKDGSRSPDPADIRKLSEQTDYPSKRGTSRARRFQFSGLG; encoded by the coding sequence ATGCCCTCTCTACAGTTCAGGGCAAAGGAGGTGTTTATTCTGGTCAGTTTTTCGTTGTTGCGCGAAAACTGGGTGCCCGTGCTTGACCTGGAGGGCAAAACAGCGTCGGTTTCCCTATCAGATACGCTGCTGACGCCGCAGCTTTACCGCCGCATAGACGCGGGGCATCCACTCCACACGGCGGCCCTTTACCGCCTGCATTTGGCTCTGCTCCACCGCGCCCTGGGGCCGAGTTCGGCGGAAGACGCGGCGCAGTGGTACAGCGCGGGTTTCCCGAGCGAGAAGGTTCAGGCGTATTTGGAGTGCTACGCAGACCGCTTTGACCTCTTTGGGCCGCAGCCGTTTATGCAGGTGGTGGGCCTTGACCCCGCGTCGGTGGGCGAGAATTTCCGCAGTCACTGGACGAGGCTGAGCACCGAGGACGGAAGCCCCAACACGACGGCACTGTTCAATGTAGAAGCTCGCCCCAACGGTGGCCGCATGGACGAAATCACGGCGGCTGAGGCGGCTGTGCAACTGTTGAGCCAGCAGTCCTTTACGCTGGGCGGGCTGATTAAGCGGTTCACGACTTCGGCAAGGGCGGCTCCTGTTGCTACGGCGGCCCTGTTTTTGGCCGAAGGTCACAACCTTCAGCAGATGCTCGCGTTGAATCTGGTGCCCTACACGGCTTCGATGGCAGCCCGTGACCTGCCCGTGTGGGAGCAGCCGCCTCTGACGGTGGCCGATATTCAGCGCATCTACGCCGACAAGGAACCTAAACCGCGCCCCGCCGAAGGGTTCGTCAGTCGCTACGCTTGGCCCAGCCGCAGCATTTTGCTGTTGCCGGAGCAGACGGAAGGTGGCCTAAAGGTGCGTACCATTGGCTTCGGCGCGGGGGTGCCCCTCGCCGGCGCGGGCGAAGGCGCGGGGGCCAACCTCGACCCGATGGTGGGCCTGCTGCCCAGCCGCGACGACAAAGGCGACCCTTACCCGTACAAGTTGCGGCGTGACCGTTTGCTTTGGCGTGACCTGACGGCACTTTTGCCCAGCCCAGAGGTCAAAGTCAGTGAAGCAAAAGACGGCAAGGGCAAGAAAAAGGTGACGGCTAAGCCGGGGCGCACCGCCTATGTCTTGGAACACGCCGCCGAGGTCATGCGGCTCGTGCAGGCGCAGAGGCAGCCCGCCGCGCCGCCTGTCAGACCAGTGGTGAGCCAGTCGCAGGCCGCTGAGCTAGACGAGCCTTTGCCCGACGCACCGGCAGCCCCTCCTGTCTTGCCTGTCGTGGTCTTCGGGCAACTCACCGATCAAGGCAAAGCCTTTGCTATCCGCCAGGAAACCTATACCTTGCCGCAGCGGTTTATCGAGAACCCCGAGCATTTTCACGATTACATCAAAGGGTCGCTGGAAACCGCGACGATGGTCGGCAATGCTCTGTGGAGCGCGGTCAAGCATCTGGCCGAAGAGTTGCTGAAAAAAGACGGCTCCCGCAGCCCCGACCCCGCCGACATTCGCAAATTGTCCGAACAGACTGACTACCCCTCAAAACGCGGGACAAGCCGTGCTAGACGGTTCCAATTTTCAGGGCTTGGGTGA
- a CDS encoding phosphoserine transaminase, whose translation MEDLVRPAVRPTNPNFSSGPCAKFPGFQLDLLQGAPLGRSHRAAPGKARLAEAIELTREVLEVPHDYRIGIVPASDTGAVEMALWSLLGARGVEVLAWESFGEGWAADVVEQLGLDAAVRRAPYGEIVDFSQVDFGSDVVFTWNGTTSGVWVPDGDLIPADREGLTICDATSAAFAVELPWDRLDVVTFSWQKALGGEGGHGMLVLSPRAVERLESYTPPRPLPKIFRLTQRGRLIEGIFRGETINTPSMLCVEDYLAALRWAQSVGGLPALVARSQANAQAVADWAAGRDWVTNLAADPATASTTSVCLRFTDPRIRDADAFAAAVARRLDREGAGHDLGSYRDAPAGLRIWCGSTVETADVQALLPWIDYAFHAELAAQA comes from the coding sequence ATGGAAGACCTCGTCCGCCCGGCCGTGCGGCCCACCAATCCGAACTTTTCCTCCGGTCCCTGCGCCAAGTTTCCGGGGTTCCAGCTGGACCTGCTGCAAGGCGCCCCACTGGGCCGCTCTCACCGCGCTGCCCCCGGCAAGGCCCGGCTGGCCGAAGCAATCGAGCTGACCCGCGAGGTGCTGGAGGTGCCGCACGACTACCGCATCGGTATCGTGCCGGCGTCGGACACGGGCGCGGTGGAAATGGCGCTGTGGTCCCTGCTGGGCGCACGCGGCGTGGAGGTGCTGGCCTGGGAAAGCTTCGGCGAGGGCTGGGCGGCGGACGTGGTGGAGCAGCTGGGCCTGGATGCTGCCGTGCGCCGCGCCCCCTACGGCGAAATCGTGGATTTTTCCCAGGTCGATTTCGGAAGCGATGTGGTGTTTACCTGGAACGGCACCACTTCGGGCGTGTGGGTGCCGGATGGCGACCTGATCCCCGCTGACCGCGAAGGCCTGACCATCTGTGACGCCACCTCGGCGGCCTTCGCGGTGGAGCTGCCCTGGGACCGGCTGGACGTGGTTACCTTTTCCTGGCAAAAGGCGCTAGGCGGCGAGGGCGGGCACGGCATGCTGGTGCTTTCGCCCCGCGCTGTGGAGCGGCTGGAAAGTTATACACCGCCCCGGCCACTGCCCAAGATTTTCCGACTGACCCAGCGGGGCCGCCTGATAGAAGGCATCTTCCGGGGCGAAACCATCAACACGCCGTCCATGCTGTGCGTGGAGGACTATCTGGCAGCGCTGCGCTGGGCGCAGTCGGTGGGCGGGCTGCCCGCACTCGTCGCCCGCTCGCAGGCCAACGCGCAGGCCGTGGCCGACTGGGCCGCCGGGCGGGACTGGGTCACCAACCTCGCCGCCGACCCGGCCACCGCGTCAACCACCTCAGTTTGCCTCCGCTTCACTGACCCGCGCATCCGGGACGCAGACGCTTTCGCGGCGGCGGTGGCGCGGCGGCTGGACCGGGAAGGTGCCGGCCACGACCTGGGCTCTTACCGCGACGCCCC